Proteins encoded within one genomic window of Caldanaerobius fijiensis DSM 17918:
- a CDS encoding RrF2 family transcriptional regulator: protein MRLTQASDYALRIVLHLSRKKGEMVEADAISEAEKIPKRFLLKICRDLIKAGIIESSRGKNGGYSLAKSPESITMKDVILAVEGTMALTRCQIDPAACNKNATGYCAVHRAFCSVMDVVSREFEKYDFATLAKMDGN from the coding sequence ATGAGGCTTACGCAGGCATCGGATTACGCATTGAGAATTGTCCTTCACCTTTCGAGGAAAAAAGGCGAGATGGTAGAAGCTGACGCCATTTCAGAGGCGGAGAAAATACCAAAAAGGTTTTTGCTCAAGATATGCAGGGACTTAATAAAGGCAGGTATTATTGAGTCTTCTCGCGGTAAAAACGGAGGTTACAGTCTGGCAAAAAGCCCTGAAAGTATTACCATGAAAGACGTAATACTAGCGGTAGAAGGTACCATGGCGCTGACCCGGTGTCAGATAGATCCTGCTGCCTGTAATAAAAACGCTACAGGTTACTGCGCGGTACACAGGGCTTTTTGCTCGGTTATGGATGTGGTGTCTAGAGAGTTTGAAAAATATGATTTTGCTACGCTAGCGAAGATGGATGGAAACTGA